The DNA window TTCCGTCCCAGAACCAGCGTCAAGAGGCAGTCTTATGTCAACAACCTAGTTAGGCAGTCCGGCTAGCCGTGGAGCTGTTCCTACAGACCCTTATTGACGGCGGCCTCATCGGCGGGCTGATCATCGTCGTCGGCGTGGGCTTCTCCCTCTGTTTCGGTGTCATGCACATCGTGGACTTCGCCGTGGGGGAGTGGGTCATGCTGGGCGCGTATGCGGCCTACTGGCTGGTGCGTTACCTCAGGCAGGACCCCATGGTCTACCTGCCCCTGATCTTCGCCTTGTTCTTTGCCGCTGGCTGGCTGGTCTACCCGTTGATCTACCGGGCGGTTAGCGGGCGACGGCATCACCCGGCGCTGATGGGCCTAGTCTTCACCTTTGGGCTCTCCACCCTGATCAAGGGGGGCGCCCTCTCCGCCTGGGGCTACCATGTGCGCTCGGTGAGCACCTGGCTCTCCGGACAGAGCGTCACCCTGGGGGTGACCACGTTCCCGGCGCTGCGCTTGGCCGGCTTCGTCTTCGGCGTCCTGGCCACTGTGCTATTTATGGTCTTCCTCTACGGCACCCGTCTGGGCGTCTCCATCCGGGCCACCGCCCAGGACCGGGAGACGGCGGCGCTCCTGGGTGTAGACGTGCGACGGGTCGGCGCCCTGGTCTACGGCACCTATGCGGGATTGACCGGGATGACGGGGGTGCTCATCGGCGCGCTTTTTTCCATCCACGCGGCCATGGGGGCGAAGTACGTTATCTTCGCCTTCTTCGTGGTGGTGCTGGCCGGGATGGGCTACGTTCCCGGGGTGATCGTGGCCGGCCTCCTCCTGGGCCTGATTCAGTCCTTCGTGGGCGTCTACATCAGCGGCCGCTACACCCTCCTTGCCCTCTTCCTCCTCATGTACCTGAGCCTGCTGGTTGCGCCGCGGGGCATCCTCCGCCGCGGGTTGTGATGTGACCACGCCAGCCATCGAGGTCCGGTCACCTGCCCGCAGCGCCGCTCCCCGCTGGACGCTGGGAATCCTCCTGGGGACCGCACTGCTCCTCTTGCCCTTTGCCGTCTCTTCTTTCTGGATCCGTATCGCCACCGAGGTCCTGCTGTGGGCGGGGCTGGCCCAGAGCTGGAACATCATCGGCGGCTACACCGGCTATCTCAGCTTCGGCCACGGCGCCTTCTTCGGCCTAGGCGCCTACATCACCGGGATCGGCATGACCGTCCTGGGATGGTCCTTCCCCGCCGGTCTGGTGGTCTCCGGGGTGCTGGCTGCCGCCCTGGCTGCGGCCATCGGCTATCCCACCCTGCGGCTGCGCGGAGCGTACTTCGCCATCGCCACCTGGGCCTTCGGGGAGATGCTGCGGCAGGTGGCCACGGTGCTGGACATCACCGGAGGAGCGTTTGGCATGCGCCTGCCGGCGTTGCTCAACCTGCCGTTCTTCTACTACGTCACCCTGGGGACAAGCGCCCTGGTCTACGTGACCACCTACCTGCTTCTAGAGCGCTCGCCCTTCGGCTACAAACTGCTGGCCATTCGGGAGCACGAGGAGGCCGCCGAGATGGTAGGGGTCAACACGGTGGCGGTGAAGATCAATGCCTTCGCCCTGAGCGCGTTCTTCCCCGGGGTGCTGGGAGGCATCTACGCCTACTGGCTGACCTACATCCACCCGGACAGCGTCCTAGGCGGGATTATTACTGACCTGATGGTGGTCATGGTCTTCCTGGGGGGAATGGGCACCTTCTGGGGGCCGCTGCTGGGCGCCTTCCTGGTGCAGCTGGTCAGCCGTAGCCTCTGGCTCGTCTGGGGCGAGAGCACCCTCTACCTGGTGATCATCGGCGCGGCCATCTGCATCGTCGTCCTGTTCATGCCGGGGGGGATCGTCGGCCTGCTGGAGGGTCGGCGCACGCCTCTGCTGGCCCCCCACGCGGCTTGGCGCTGGTGGCGGGAGCGGATGAGGTGGTGATCGCCGGTGCTAGAGACGGAGGATCTAACCAAGCGCTTC is part of the Armatimonadota bacterium genome and encodes:
- a CDS encoding branched-chain amino acid ABC transporter permease gives rise to the protein MELFLQTLIDGGLIGGLIIVVGVGFSLCFGVMHIVDFAVGEWVMLGAYAAYWLVRYLRQDPMVYLPLIFALFFAAGWLVYPLIYRAVSGRRHHPALMGLVFTFGLSTLIKGGALSAWGYHVRSVSTWLSGQSVTLGVTTFPALRLAGFVFGVLATVLFMVFLYGTRLGVSIRATAQDRETAALLGVDVRRVGALVYGTYAGLTGMTGVLIGALFSIHAAMGAKYVIFAFFVVVLAGMGYVPGVIVAGLLLGLIQSFVGVYISGRYTLLALFLLMYLSLLVAPRGILRRGL
- a CDS encoding branched-chain amino acid ABC transporter permease, which encodes MTTPAIEVRSPARSAAPRWTLGILLGTALLLLPFAVSSFWIRIATEVLLWAGLAQSWNIIGGYTGYLSFGHGAFFGLGAYITGIGMTVLGWSFPAGLVVSGVLAAALAAAIGYPTLRLRGAYFAIATWAFGEMLRQVATVLDITGGAFGMRLPALLNLPFFYYVTLGTSALVYVTTYLLLERSPFGYKLLAIREHEEAAEMVGVNTVAVKINAFALSAFFPGVLGGIYAYWLTYIHPDSVLGGIITDLMVVMVFLGGMGTFWGPLLGAFLVQLVSRSLWLVWGESTLYLVIIGAAICIVVLFMPGGIVGLLEGRRTPLLAPHAAWRWWRERMRW